The Couchioplanes caeruleus nucleotide sequence GCAGGCCGGTGCCGCCGAGGCGTCGGCACGCGCCGGGACCGCGTCCGCGGCCAGCGAGCAGGTCAACGCCGGTGTGCAGACGATCGCCGCCGGGGCCGAGCAGATGAGCGCCTCGATCCAGGAGATCTCGTCCAACGCCACCCAGGCGGCGCAGGTCGCCGGCCAGGCCGTGGCGGTGGCCGGGAGCACCAACGAGCAGGTCGCCGAGCTGGGTACGGCGAGCGCCGAGATCGGCGACGTGGTCCGGCTCATCACGTCGATCGCCGAACAGACCAACCTGCTGGCGCTCAACGCCACCATCGAGGCCGCACGGGCCGGCGAGCTCGGCAAGGGCTTCGCCGTGGTGGCCGGCGAGGTCAAGGACCTGGCGCAGCAGACCGCCGGCGCCACGGCGGAGATCACGGCCCGGATCACCGCGATCCAGACCTCCAGCGGCTCGGCCGCCGACGCCATCGCGGAGATCTCCACCGTCATCACGCGGATCGGCGACTACACCACCACGATCGCGTCCGCGGTCGAGGAACAGACCGCGACCACGGCCGAGATGACCCGTACGGTCACCGAGGCGGCCACCAGCAGCGGCGAGGTCGCCCGTACGGTCTCCGGCGTGGCCGAGGTGGCATCCGCGACCGCCGACGGGGCCCGGGCCACCCAGCAGGCCGCGTCGGACCTGTCGCAGCTGGCCGGGCAGCTCACCACACTCGTCGGCACGTTCCGGTACTGACGGAGGCTTCGTCCCGCCGTCCCTCAGACGTAGTCCTCCAGCAGCGCCGGGGTCAGGCCGGCCTTGTGGATCGCGCGCAGGGCGGCCAGGAAGTCGTCGACGAACGCCTCGCGGAAGTGCATGAGGATGATGTCGCCCGGCTGGACGCGGTGCCCCTCCTGGTAACGCACCTTGCCCTTGTGGACGGTCTCCTTCCACATGAACGCCGCCTTCATGCCGCAGTCGTGGGACGCGGTGAGCGTGGTGGCGTCCTTGTTGCCGAAGGGTGGCCGGAAGAGCACCGGGCGGCGGCCGTACCACTGGGCGAGGCGGTCCGCGGAGCCGCAGATCTGGTGCTTCTGCACGGCGTACGGCTTGCCGCGCAGGTTCGGGTGGCTGATCGTGTGCGCCTCGACCACCGCACCCGCCTCGATCATCGGCTTGAAGAAGCCCGGGTCGTCCTTGACGGCGTCGGTGGTGAGGAAGAGCGTCACCGGCACGTGCGCCGCGGCGATGAGCTTCGGCGCCTCGGGGTGCTTCACGAATCCGTCGTCGATGGTGATGAAGGCGACCTTCTGCGTCGTCGGGATGCGCAGCAGGTACGGCACCTTCCCGCCGGCCACCGGGGCGATCTTCTGCGCGGGCGGCGCGGGCGGGAACACGGGGATGTCGGAGTCACGCCAGCCGTCGTGCTGCCGGTCGGGTTTCGCGCCGGGCGTGGTCGCGGAGACGGAGGGGCTGGGCGCCGGCGCCCACGACGGCACCGACGCGCCGGCGTGGTCGCGCGCCCCGCCGGCCGAGCAGCCGGCCAGGGTCAGCGCCGCCGCGACCGCGGTGAGCCTGCGCCCATCCAACCACCCCGCCGCCACCCGCATACGGACTGAAGGCAAGATCGACATGGTCCGACATCGTCGTCCTCCGGATGTCACGCCACGGTGAAGTGCCTCTCGGCGCGCGGCTCACGACGCAGCGTCATGGGGGTACCCGGCCGTGGCCGCGTACCCCCATGTCCGGTGGGTCAGCTGCTGAACACCTGGAACTCGGCGGCGACCGCGTTGTTCGCGGCGGCCGAGCCGGTGGCGCAGTCGCTGACGCTGCGCGGGTCGTTCTCCTGCTCACCGGCGTAGAGCGGGTTGCCGGTGCACTGGTTGGTGAGCACGCGCAGCTTCACGTGGGTGGCCAGGGTCGGCCGTACCGCGAACGACTTGAGCACCAGGTTGGGCACCTTGGGCCGGAACTGGCCGGTGTCGAAGGCGTTGGCCGGGCTGGTGAATGCCACCCGGTACCCGGCGTCGCTCGCGCAGTCCGCGCCCGCGGCCGCGTTGCAGGTCAGGATCTCGAACTGGCGGACCGTGCTGTACATCGTGCTGGTCGCTGCGCCGGCGCCCGGGAAGGCACTGAGCTGCACCCGGGAGACCAGTTTCGCCGCGTCGGTGGGCAGGTCCACGGTGACCTGCCGGCCGGCCGCGCCGCCGGTGGCGGTCCACGCGGTGCCCTCGGCCTCGTCGGTGAGCCGGCCGAGGTTGGTGCCGTCACCGCTGATCGTCGCGCCGGCCGCGGCCGAGGCGAGGTTCGTGGGCATGACCACGCCGACCTGGGCGGTGACCCCCGGGTAGATGGTCTGGGTGAACCGCTTGTGGCCGAAGCCCGCGCCGATGGCGAGGAACCGGTACGTCCCCGGCGCGAGCGTCACGGTGGCGGGCAGGTCGGTGGCCGGGTCGGTGTCGGCGATCGGTACGGAGCCGAAGTCATAGTCGCCGACGTACAGCCGCACCGGCTTGCCGGCAGCCTCGCCGAGCGCCTTGAAGGTGACCTCGGAGTTCTCCACGTACGGCGACGCGAAGCTGGGCACCGGGTCGGCGTCGGACGGGCCGCTGGAGGCGCCGGCGCCCATGCCGCGGGCGGCGAACGCGTTCCACAGCAGATCGGCGTTCGCGCCGTCGAAGCGCAGCGCGTCCGCGGTGATCATGTTGTCGCGCATGTCCAGCATGCTGATCTGACCGGTGGCGGCCAGCAGGTACGAGTCGAACACCAGCTGGATCCAGCGCCGGTTGCCCGGGCACTCGGTCACCGGCGTCGTGCCCGCCGCACAGCTCTCCTGCTGCGCGCGGGTGCCCGAGCCGTACTTGGCGACGAAGGCCCGGCGCACGTCGAAGTTCGTCGCGCTCCAGATCTCGCCGTCGGAGTGCACGGCCGAGCCGCGGTCGTACCCGTAGTTGGAGTAGTTGAGCGGGCTGTTGCTCATGTCGTAGTTGCGGATGCCGGTCGCGAGGTCGCCGGTGACGTAGCCGCCGGTGACGTACGGCGTGTTGCCCCGCGGGGTGTAGCCGCTCTCGAACAGGTACTCCATCGCCGTGAGGTCGGACCAGCTCTCCCCCATCGCGCCGCCCTGCGTCGAGCTGATGCCCGCGTCGGGACCGGCGATCATGCGGTTGCTGATCGCGTGGGTGTACTCGTGCCCGATGACCGTCATGTCGAAGTCGCCGTCGACGCACGGCGGGTACGCGGCCCCCGCGAACGGCTGCCACATGTACATGTTCGTGGTGGCCTGCATGCCGTCCGGCGGGGTCGCCTGGTTGGCGTTGTTGCGCGTGGTGGCCGTCGCCGCGCCCTGCTGGGCGTTGCCGCGCTCGGCGTCGCCGCCCTTGCCGTACGGCAGGGTGTTCGCCTTCTGCAGGTTCCACGTCGCCTCGGTGAAGCCCAGCCCGTACGACCAGTCGTGCATGCGGTTGTGCATCGCGAACAGGTTGGCGGTGGCGGCGTCCACGTCGGCCTGCTGCGGCGAGCTCAGCGTGGCGGGGTCGCACTTGCTGGTGTTCCACTGGTTCGTGAACGGGTAGACGTACTCGCGGTCGGTGCGGGTGGCCGCGGGCGTCGCCGGGCTGCCGTCGCCCCACAGGCGTACGGACTCGGCGGAGTTGCCGGTCGTGGTGAACGTCGGGGTCCCCGTGGCGGCGTCCACGTCCCACGCCTTGCCGGTGGCCGGGTCGAGCACCTGCCGGGCGCAGCCGGTGGCGGCGGTGGCGCACCACAGCTGGCGGGTGTCGGCGCCGTTGGCCGGCGGAGTGGCCGGGAAGACCTTCCAGTGCGGGTCGTCCTCGGCGAAGTTCACGAGGCTCTCGCGCATCAGCACCGAGCCGTCGACCGCGTCGACGTACGTCGTGTAGGCCAGCGGGTGGTCGGCGCTCTTGCTCATCACGACGACCTCGTAGGCCGCGCGCGGGTCGGCACCGGGCATCGGCACGGCGACCAGCCGGACGCGGGAGTCGGCCAGCTCGGACCGGGCGATCCTCGCGTCGGTCAGGGCGGCGTCGAGCGCGTCGGCCGCCTTGAGGCGCGCGGCTGCGGGCTTGGCCGTGCGCGGGCTCAGCGAGGACGTGACGCGCAGGACGTCGCCGCCCTTCACGGCGACCGCGACGAGGCCGTCGTGCGCGGCGGGCAGGCCGCCGTACCGCTGGCGCAGCAGCACGACCGTGCCGTTGCCGACCCTGGTCTGTGCGACGGTGTCGAGCTCGTCGACGGCGGCGGAGCGCAGCGAGAAGAGGCCGGCGCTGTTCCTGAGGTAGCGGCGCGCGACGGTCTCCGGGCTGCCGGCGAGCCCGGCCGCGAGGCGGCCCTTCGCGGGCGTGACCGAGGCCGGCGTGCCGAGCCTGTTCCAGCGGGTGACGAGGTTGTCGTCGCGCACGAGCGACCGCTGGCCGGCAGTGGGAGCTGCACTGCCGCCGCGGTTGTCGACGAACTCGTAGGCGTGGTCGAGATCGTCGCCGGTGAGCGGCGTGGCCGCGGCCGGCGAGGGGTCGGCCGGTGCGGCGTTCGCGCCGATGGGCGCGGTGGCGATGATCGTGGTGGCGGCGATGATTCCGGCGACGGCGGACCGTCTGCGTATGCGCACGCATGCCTCCTGCAGGTCGTCCCAGGGATCTCCCGGACGCCCGAGACACTACGGGAAGATCGACATGCGTGGATACCCTCCGCGGACGTCTCGACTCTGTCCGTGACCGCGGCTAAGTTGGCGGCTAGGGGGTCGCCGATGACGTCGCTGGATGAGCTCGCGGCCGGGCTGCGCACGGCGCTGGGCGCGGACCGGGTGGTGTCCGACCGGGTCGAGCTGCGGACGTACGAGTGCGACGGCCTCGCCCACTACAAGGTCACGCCGGGGCTGGTGGTGCTGCCCCGCGACGCCGCCGAGTGTGCCCGTACGGTCGCGGGCTGCGTCGCCGCCGGCGTGCCGTTCGTCGCCCGCGGCTCCGGCACCGGGCTGTCCGGCGGCGCCCTGCCGCACGCCGACGGCGTGCTGATCGTGACGGCGAAGATGCGCGACATCCTCGAGGTGGCGCCCGCCGACGAGCGGGCCGTCGTGCAGCCGGGCGTCATCAACCTGCAGGTCAGCCGGGCCGCTGCGGCGCACGGCTACTACTACGCCCCGGACCCGTCGAGCCAGCAGATCTGCTCGATCGGTGGCAACGTGGCCGAGAATTCCGGCGGCGCGCACTGCCTCAAATACGGCTTCACCACCAACCACGTGCTCGGCGCCGAGATCGTCACGCCGGACGGCGACCTGGTGGAGCTCGGCGGCCGGGCCCCGGACACCCCGGGCTACGACCTGCTCGGCGCGTTCGTCGGCTCCGAGGGCACGCTGGGCATCGCCACCCGGGTGACCGTACGCCTGACCCGCCTGCCGGAGTCGGTGCGCACGCTGCTCGCCGCCTTCGCGACCACCGACGCGGCCGGCGCGGCGACCTCCGCGATCATCGCGGCCGGCGTGGTGCCGGCGGCGGTCGAGATGATGGACGCGCTCGCGATCGAGGCGGCCGAGGCGGCCGTGGCGTGCGGCTATCCGCCGGGCGCCGGTGCGGTGCTGATCGTCGAGCTGGACGGCCCGGCCGCCGAGGTCGCCGCCCAGTTCGCGCAGGTCACCGCGTTGTGCGAGGCCAACGGCGCGACCGAGCTGCGGATCGCCGCGGACGACGCCGAGCGGGCGCTGTTCTGGAAGGGCCGCAAGTCGGCGTTCGCCGCGGTCGGGCGGATCAGCCCCGACTACATCGTGCAGGACGGCGTGATCCCGCGGACCGCGCTGCCCGAGGTGCTGCACCGCATCGGCGAGGTCGCGAGCGCCCACGGCGTACGGGTGGCCAACGTCTTCCACGCCGGCGACGGCAACCTGCACCCGCTGGTGCTGTTCGACGCCGCCACCGACGGCGAGGCCGAGCGCGCGGAGGAGGTCTCCGGCGCGATCATCGACCTCTGCATCGAGTACGGCGGGTCGATCACCGGGGAGCACGGCGTGGGCACCGACAAGGCCAAGTACATGCCGAGGATGTTCACCGACGACGACCTGGTGACGATGCAGCTGCTGCGCTGCGCGTTCGACCCGGCCGGGCTCGCCAACCCGGGCAAGATCTTCCCGACGCCCCGGCTGTGCGGCGAGGTGCCCCGGCGGCACAGCGCGGCCGACGCGCCCGCGGCGGCGGAGATCTTCTGATGCGCTGGCAGCCGGCGGGCACCGACGACCACGTGGCCGGGGTGCCCGCACGCTTCGTCGCCGCCCCGGCGAGCACCGAGGAGGCGTCGGAGGTGCTGCGGGCCGCCGCGGCCGAGGACCTCGCCGTCGTGGTGCGCGGCGGCGGCACGAAGCTCGGCTGGGGACCGCCGCCCCGGCGGCTCGATCTGATCGTGGACACCCACCGGCTCACCGGCGTCGTCGAGCACGCCGCCGGTGACCTCATCACCGTGCTGCGCGCCGGCACGCGGCTGTCCGATCTGGACTTCGGCTCCCAGCAGCTCGCGCTGGACAGCCCGCTGCCC carries:
- a CDS encoding M36 family metallopeptidase translates to MRIRRRSAVAGIIAATTIIATAPIGANAAPADPSPAAATPLTGDDLDHAYEFVDNRGGSAAPTAGQRSLVRDDNLVTRWNRLGTPASVTPAKGRLAAGLAGSPETVARRYLRNSAGLFSLRSAAVDELDTVAQTRVGNGTVVLLRQRYGGLPAAHDGLVAVAVKGGDVLRVTSSLSPRTAKPAAARLKAADALDAALTDARIARSELADSRVRLVAVPMPGADPRAAYEVVVMSKSADHPLAYTTYVDAVDGSVLMRESLVNFAEDDPHWKVFPATPPANGADTRQLWCATAATGCARQVLDPATGKAWDVDAATGTPTFTTTGNSAESVRLWGDGSPATPAATRTDREYVYPFTNQWNTSKCDPATLSSPQQADVDAATANLFAMHNRMHDWSYGLGFTEATWNLQKANTLPYGKGGDAERGNAQQGAATATTRNNANQATPPDGMQATTNMYMWQPFAGAAYPPCVDGDFDMTVIGHEYTHAISNRMIAGPDAGISSTQGGAMGESWSDLTAMEYLFESGYTPRGNTPYVTGGYVTGDLATGIRNYDMSNSPLNYSNYGYDRGSAVHSDGEIWSATNFDVRRAFVAKYGSGTRAQQESCAAGTTPVTECPGNRRWIQLVFDSYLLAATGQISMLDMRDNMITADALRFDGANADLLWNAFAARGMGAGASSGPSDADPVPSFASPYVENSEVTFKALGEAAGKPVRLYVGDYDFGSVPIADTDPATDLPATVTLAPGTYRFLAIGAGFGHKRFTQTIYPGVTAQVGVVMPTNLASAAAGATISGDGTNLGRLTDEAEGTAWTATGGAAGRQVTVDLPTDAAKLVSRVQLSAFPGAGAATSTMYSTVRQFEILTCNAAAGADCASDAGYRVAFTSPANAFDTGQFRPKVPNLVLKSFAVRPTLATHVKLRVLTNQCTGNPLYAGEQENDPRSVSDCATGSAAANNAVAAEFQVFSS
- a CDS encoding FAD-linked oxidase C-terminal domain-containing protein — translated: MTSLDELAAGLRTALGADRVVSDRVELRTYECDGLAHYKVTPGLVVLPRDAAECARTVAGCVAAGVPFVARGSGTGLSGGALPHADGVLIVTAKMRDILEVAPADERAVVQPGVINLQVSRAAAAHGYYYAPDPSSQQICSIGGNVAENSGGAHCLKYGFTTNHVLGAEIVTPDGDLVELGGRAPDTPGYDLLGAFVGSEGTLGIATRVTVRLTRLPESVRTLLAAFATTDAAGAATSAIIAAGVVPAAVEMMDALAIEAAEAAVACGYPPGAGAVLIVELDGPAAEVAAQFAQVTALCEANGATELRIAADDAERALFWKGRKSAFAAVGRISPDYIVQDGVIPRTALPEVLHRIGEVASAHGVRVANVFHAGDGNLHPLVLFDAATDGEAERAEEVSGAIIDLCIEYGGSITGEHGVGTDKAKYMPRMFTDDDLVTMQLLRCAFDPAGLANPGKIFPTPRLCGEVPRRHSAADAPAAAEIF
- a CDS encoding polysaccharide deacetylase family protein: MSILPSVRMRVAAGWLDGRRLTAVAAALTLAGCSAGGARDHAGASVPSWAPAPSPSVSATTPGAKPDRQHDGWRDSDIPVFPPAPPAQKIAPVAGGKVPYLLRIPTTQKVAFITIDDGFVKHPEAPKLIAAAHVPVTLFLTTDAVKDDPGFFKPMIEAGAVVEAHTISHPNLRGKPYAVQKHQICGSADRLAQWYGRRPVLFRPPFGNKDATTLTASHDCGMKAAFMWKETVHKGKVRYQEGHRVQPGDIILMHFREAFVDDFLAALRAIHKAGLTPALLEDYV